The genome window AAACCACATTAAGTATTTCAATCCTGTTCTTCAAAGGCTCTATTGTTTTCTCGATTCTTCTGACATCAAATTCTTCATCTTCTATAAGAAGTATTTTAATTATCTTTTCCTTACTCATGCTTATAATAACCTTTTAAATATTTTTTACAGTTATAGTGAATTTGGCCCCTCCATCCTCCTTATTCTCAGCTTTTATATCCCATCCACATCTTCCCTTTGCAAGTTCATATGCAATGTAACATCCATATCCATTTTCTTTCTGATCAAATTTTGTAGATATGTTTTCCTTAAAAATAATTTGTTCATTATTCTCATCTGTCTCTAAAAGAAAATCCTCAATTCCCTTTCCATTGTCTTCAATAATTATCAAAATGCTGTTTTTATTTTGTATAAAACGAGTTGAGATTCCGATATCGACTTTGTTTCTTTTACTGTGGTCAATACAATTCTGAATAAGCGGTTCCAAAATTTCCCAAACCACAAATTCATTTACATGAATAGAAGGCAGATTTTCATCAAAATCAAGTTTAAAATGGAATTGATCCGATTCAGTGGAAATACGCATGAATAAATTGTCCACTAAAAACTTCGTAACTTCATTCAAATTAGTTGAGAATATGGTGTTGCGAATTGTCTGTACTGGAGGATCATACCATTTCATATCATAAATAACACGAGAAATAAAATTTGCATATTTAATTATGCGATATTTAGTCTCATCAAATGTATCTTCAGAAAGCTGCCTCAGATCTTCTTTAATAAACCCCATTACTTTCTCCGCCTTGTGATGGGTATGGTAAATCCTTTTTGTAAAAAGCACTTCCTTCTTATATATGATATCTTCCCGTATTTTGTTTTCTCTTTCTTCAAATAACAATCGCTGAGTTTTATCTCTTTCACTTATAGTATATGAGCTTATGTAAAACATACCTAAAAAACCAAAAAGAATTAGTATAGTAAAAATCAGACTGGTTTGATTATAACTTGCCAAAATCTCATTTGTTATAAATCCAAATGAAGGCGCTGCTTTCATATAAAAAACACCTGAGTACTCCCCTCTAAGCACAAATGGAACAAAAATATGAAAAATCTGATTTCCTTCACTAATCGTAAATATTTGCTCAGTCTCTCTTATTACATCCCTTTTTTCTAAGTACATATTTACAGCTACTTTATGAATATCCGAATATTCCTGATTGTATTCATTCCTAAATAGAAACCTGAAAAGATGCTGGCCATCATCAATAGGAACAATCTTACCTTCACTCTCTAGTAATAAAACTGCTTCTTGTACATGAGGCTGCAACAACTGTTGGCTCAACACAATATTAAAAGCCTGTACTAATTTTCTTGCATCTTCGTCGTTTACCTTGGTTTCACTGGATATCTCAAGTATTAACTCAAGAGATGTCGCAGACATATTAGCCAGACTGTTAATAAAATCATGTTGATATCTTTTTCGCGTTTCAATTAAAAAATTTCTAAGTGATATTTTATGTATATAAGTTATCAGCATCTGTGAAAACACTAACACAATAAATATCACCATAAGATGTTTAAATTCAAAGTGGTATTCCTTAATGTGATCTAAGAATATCTTTTTCTTTTTCCCCATTAATCATGCCTATTTTCTGCTATTTTAAAACAGTTTGGTCTGAATTTATAGCCTGCTGCATTGAATTAATTACTTCTTTAACAGGTGTTTGATTTTGTATGGCTTTCTGCAAATAGTACGAAATAATATCTGAAATTCTAGTATAATTTTTTCTATAAGGCCTGTGAACGCCATTTTCCATCAATTTTAAATAATTATTTAATTCATTGTTTTCTGTCATAAACAACGTGTCTTTATAAACATCTTTATTAACAGGTATATATCCGCCAATTTTGAACAGTATTTTTTGATTTTCTTCCCTTAATGCAAAACGAATAAAACTCAAAGCTTCTTTCTTTTTTTCAGAATATTTTGATATCATAAAGTTCCAGCCGCCGTATACAAATTTAGGAGGGTATCCTGCCATATGTGGAAGAGGCGCCATTTTAATATTTTTCATTTTTTCTGCATTATCAAGAACCGTATTATATTGAGTTAAAAACCCGGGCCATCCTCTTATAAACACTGCATCATTTTTAAGTGCATATTGATATCCTTGATACTCATCAAATTTTATCACTTCGGGAGGCGACATTTTATATTTGTTAACTAAATCACTTAACAGTTGTATTGTTTTTTTAACTCCCGGAGAATTTAGATTAACAGAATCTTTTGTAATGACTTTGCTTTTTAATCCTGCAATTCCTTCATAAAAACTACATGTCAAACCTTCAAAATGATCCGCTGAAAATACATAAAAAGGGTAATTAAGCCCATTCTCCTTTAGTCTTTTATGTAGATCAATAAATTCCTGCCATGTAAGAGACCTTGATATTTTCTTCTCAATCTCTTCTGCTCCTGGCAGGCGATTTATAATATCGCTTCTGTAGTACATTACACTTATGTCTGTATAAAGAGGTATAGCATAAAAATGATTATCGTAATAACAGGAATTCAAAACAGATTTAACAAATTTACTTCGCTCATTAACAGGAAAATACTCATCCAAGGGCTGACACCATCTCGCAAACCTGGGAACCCATATTACATCTACTGTAAAAAGGTCTATTTGATTTGATTTGCTGCGCAGCGCTCTGGTAAGCAGTTCTTTTCTTTCATTAGTACTAAATTTTGAAAAAGGCAGGTTAATAGGAACTATCTCAATATTACCGCTATAGGCTTTATTGAATCTATCAATAATTTCCTTGTGTGCAGCCGAAACATTATCCACATAGTATACCTTCGTTACAGTTTCAACTTCAGGTAGCTTCTCATAAGAAGGCATAATAAAAAAAAACACTATAATCAATCCGGCAATGAAAAATGAAAGGATAAAAAATACTGATTGCCTGACGCTATCCTGTACCATATATAACTAACCTCCTGATATAAAACTTTGATTTCTTCTATATAAAAATAGTCCTGAAAGGTTTGAAAATCAAGTTTTTATTTTTCTTGTTGTGGTTGCATAGCTCCCAATGTAATAAGAAAGTGCTCATTAAAAAAATAAATTAATTAGGATACAATCTTCACCTATTTCCTGGGTAGCTGGCCCCACTGAAGCTTCTCTCTGAGGGTTGTAAAAAAATTACTTTCTTTAAAAGAAACAAGGGATATATAGTAGTCGGCTTTTTGGACCTTAACCTTTGTATCAACTGTAATTTTCACATTGCGCTGGCCGTCAATACTCAAAAACGGTTCGTATTCATCACGTCCGATTGTAATCTCAATTACGCTTTCCGGAGGGATTATTGTCGGCCTTACTGTAACAGCATGCGGGCATATTGGATTTAGAATAATAGACTCAAGTGAAGGCAGTACAATCGGCCCCCAGGCAGAAAGAGAATATGCTGTGGAACCTGTGGGAGTGGAAAGGATCAATCCGTCTGAAACATATGTATTAAAATAACTCCCGTCAACATATACTTCCATGCGCATCATTCTCGGGCTGCCTGCTCTGTTAAAAACAATATCATTAAAAGCAAAAAAAGAGCTTTCATTATCATCAATTGTAATTTTTGCCTCAAGAAGCATTCTCTTTTCAAGAGTGTAATTGCCGCTCACAATGCTGTTGAGTTTTTCAATCATATTATCAAGAGAGGCCTGTGTAAGAAACCCCAATCCTCCGAGGTTAATTCCCATAATAGGTGTGCCGCTTCTGCCTACATGATTAGCAGCACTCAGCATTGTACCGTCTCCGCCCATAGAAAGCAAAAGGTCACTTTTTTGTACTAAATTCTCCAGGCTGTCAAATACAATGATTTCTTCCTGTTCACCCAGAATATCTTTTAATGCATTGGGAATGGATAAAACTATTCTATTCTTTTTTATCCAGGGTAAAAGCACATCAAAAGTTTCTTTCAGCCCGGGTTTCTCAATATTTGCATAAACTCCGAATTGCACGTTATTACTCTTTTCAGGAAGATATAAAAGATATTATTCCGGAAATAAGACCTTCCATATCAAGCCTTATCTCCTGCATTAAACTTTTTACAGAGCCTTGAGTTACAAATTGATCCGGTATGCCGAATCTTCCAAGCTTAACATTTATTTTTTCTTCTGCAACAAATTCTGATACTGCACTGCCGAGCCCGCCGACAATTGTATTATCCTCCACTGTAATTACAGCCGGGGATTCGCTAATAATCTGCACAATTGTTTCCCTGTCAAGAGGCTTAACAAATCTTGCATTTACAACAGCTGCATCAACACCCTCTTTTTTAAGCAGCTCTGCTATATGCATGCACAAATACACCATATTCCCTATGCTGATAATTGCCAGATCTTTCCCTTTTTTCAATACTTCCGCCTTGCCGACAGGTATGAGTTTAAAAGGTTCATCAATCGCAACACCTTCTCCCTCTCCTCTCGGATATCTCATTGCTACAGGCCCCTTATCATAATTCACAGCAGTATATAGCATGTGTCTCAATTCATTTTCATCTTTCGGAGACATAATCACCATATTGGGAATCAGCCTTAGATATGAAAGATCAAAACTGCCGTGATGCGTAGGCCCGTCTTCTCCTACAAGCCCGCCCCTGTCAAGAGCAAAAACCACAGGGCTGCTTTGCAAAGCTGCATCGTGAATAACCTGATCGTATGCCCTTTGCAGAAAAGTGGAGTAAATAGCTACAACAGGTTTTAATCCGTTAAGAGCCATTGCAGATGCAAATGTTACTGCATGCTGTTCTGCAATACCCACATCAAAAAAACGATCAGGAAACCTGTTTTTCATATGAATCATACCTGTGCCATCAGCCATCGCAGCAGTAATACCGACTATTTTACTATTTTTTGCAGCCAGTTCTGTTAATGTTCTGCCAAATACTTCAGTGTATGTAATATTTTTTTTCTTTTTTGAAATGCCGGTTTGAGGATTAAAAGATCCAAGCCCGTGAAATTTTGTAGCATCCTGCTCTGCGAATTTATAGCCCTTTCCTTTAATTGTCTGAACATGCAGAAGTATTGGCCCGTGTAATTTTTTAATTTCTTTCAGAACCTTTATAAGCCTGGCAAGATCATGTCCGTCTACAGGGCCGAAGTAGCGGAACCCGAATCTCTCGAACAGAGAACCCGGAGTAATCATTGTTTTTATTCCATCCTGCAGCCTCTGAACGCTCTCCCGTACAAACTTTGATCCTCTCGGGATCTTTCCTGTAAGATTCCAGACATCCTCTTTAATTCTATTATATAATGGATTTGTAATTACTTTTGTGAAATAATCTGATAAGGCTCCTACATTACGTGATATGGACATCTTGTTGTCATTTAGAATTACAATAATATCTTTCTTCATCCCGCCTGCATTGTTCAATCCTTCAAAAGCAATACCGCTTGTCATTGCACCATCGCCTATTATGGCTGCTATCTTAAAATCTTCACCCTGCAGGTCCCGTGCTGCTGCCATTCCAAGAGCAGCAGATATTGATGTAGATGAATGCCCGACGCCAAAAGTATCATATTCACTTTCTGTTATTTTTGGAAACCCGCTTATGCCGCCGTATTGCCTGAGCGTATTAAATTTATCTTTTCTTCCTGTAATAATTTTATGAACATATGCCTGATGCCCGACATCCCATACGATTTTATCTTTGGGAGTATTAAAAACCCTGTGCAGAGCAAGGGTCAACTCTACAACACCAAGGCTTGGAGCAAGATGCCCGCCGGTTTCCGACACGCTTTTAATAATAAATTCTCTAAGCTCTTCAGCGAGCTGTTCCAGCTCTTTTACTGTAAATTTTTTTAGATCAGATGGAAATTTTATATTTGAGAGTAAACTTTTATCACTCTTTCCCATATCTTTGAATACTCCTTCTATTCAAAATCTTCAACACGAAAAGCATCGTTTTCTTTTATCAGTTTCTGAATTTTCACTTCCGCATTATTCAGTCTTTCAGTACAGAATTTTGTTAAATTCATCCCCTCTTCAAAAAGCTCGAGAGACTTTTCAAGAGAAGTTTCTCCGCTGTCAAGAACATCCACTATTGATTCAAGCCTGGCAAAAGCCTCTTCAAAAGTAAGATTATCCTGTTTTTTCATTATTCTTTTCCTCTATTACGGAAAAATCAACTGTGCTCACGCTACTGCCTCTGTAAAAACGGGTCTTTATCTTATCACCTGCTTTTATTTGATCTGCAGAAGTTACAACTTTGCTGCTTTTAAGCAGCGTTGTTATTGAATAGCCTCTCTGTAAAACCGCATCAGGATTAAGAGCAGCGAGATTCATTTCCAATCCTGCTGCAGCAGTTCTGTGCTTTTCTAATGATCTCAAACAGGAAGAGGTTAGTTTATCCCGGAGCAAATCAATATATTGAGCACTCTGCCTGAATCTATTTTCAATATTACGAAATGCAAATCCTGACGCTATGTAAGAAATTCTGTTCTTGTTATCTTCTATGTTATGACTGACAATATTTGATATGGCATCTCCATCTGCAAAAATGCGCAGGAGAAGTTCTTTTCTGTCAGGTACTACCATTTCCGCAGCAGCAGAAGGAGTAGGCGCTCTGACATCTGCTGCAAAATCACATATTGTAAAATCAACTTCATGTCCCACAGACGATACAACAGGCACTTGCGATCTGTACACCGCACGTGCAACTACCTCTTCATTAAAAGCCCATAAATCTTCAAGTGATCCCCCGCCGCGGCCCGCAATAATCACATCAATATTGCCAAATTCATTTAATTCGTCAATAGCCTGTGCAATTTCCTCTGCCGAACCAACGCCCTGTACTCTTACAGGACGCAAAATTATTTTAACGCAGGGGAAACGGCGGCTGATAACTGTTATAATATCATGAACAGCCGCTCCTGTAGGCGAGGTCACAATACCTACTGTTTTCGGAAAAGGAGGAAGTTCTTTTTTCACGGATTCATCAAACAGGCCCTCTTCAAAAAGCTTTTGCTTTAGCTCGAAAAAGGCCTGCTGCAGACCTCCTTCTCCTACAGGAATAACCTGAAAAACATCTAACTGATATTTACCATACTTTTCATAAACAGTTAATCTACCAAATATCTTTACATGAAGCCCGTCTCTCATTTGGAAAAGAAGATTTGTCCTCCTCCCTTTCCATAGAACACATGCAATACTGGAATCAGCATCTTTCAATGAAAAATAGGTATGCCCTGACGAATGAAGTTTAAAATTTGAAATTTCTCCTTCCACCCAGACACCCGGGAAAGATTCCTCAAGTAACACTCGTATATTTCCGGTTAATTCTGATACCGAAATAACAGTAACATCGTAACCGGTGTGGTCTTCCCGAAAGAATTCCACGAGAGAGACTCCTTAAAAGTTATTTTTTCTTATGACGGTTTTTACGCAGCCGTTTTTTCCGCTTATGAGTCGCAATTTTCTTACGTTTCCGTTTCTTACCGCTCGGCAAACGA of bacterium contains these proteins:
- a CDS encoding ATP-binding protein, yielding MGKKKKIFLDHIKEYHFEFKHLMVIFIVLVFSQMLITYIHKISLRNFLIETRKRYQHDFINSLANMSATSLELILEISSETKVNDEDARKLVQAFNIVLSQQLLQPHVQEAVLLLESEGKIVPIDDGQHLFRFLFRNEYNQEYSDIHKVAVNMYLEKRDVIRETEQIFTISEGNQIFHIFVPFVLRGEYSGVFYMKAAPSFGFITNEILASYNQTSLIFTILILFGFLGMFYISSYTISERDKTQRLLFEERENKIREDIIYKKEVLFTKRIYHTHHKAEKVMGFIKEDLRQLSEDTFDETKYRIIKYANFISRVIYDMKWYDPPVQTIRNTIFSTNLNEVTKFLVDNLFMRISTESDQFHFKLDFDENLPSIHVNEFVVWEILEPLIQNCIDHSKRNKVDIGISTRFIQNKNSILIIIEDNGKGIEDFLLETDENNEQIIFKENISTKFDQKENGYGCYIAYELAKGRCGWDIKAENKEDGGAKFTITVKNI
- a CDS encoding extracellular solute-binding protein, translated to MVQDSVRQSVFFILSFFIAGLIIVFFFIMPSYEKLPEVETVTKVYYVDNVSAAHKEIIDRFNKAYSGNIEIVPINLPFSKFSTNERKELLTRALRSKSNQIDLFTVDVIWVPRFARWCQPLDEYFPVNERSKFVKSVLNSCYYDNHFYAIPLYTDISVMYYRSDIINRLPGAEEIEKKISRSLTWQEFIDLHKRLKENGLNYPFYVFSADHFEGLTCSFYEGIAGLKSKVITKDSVNLNSPGVKKTIQLLSDLVNKYKMSPPEVIKFDEYQGYQYALKNDAVFIRGWPGFLTQYNTVLDNAEKMKNIKMAPLPHMAGYPPKFVYGGWNFMISKYSEKKKEALSFIRFALREENQKILFKIGGYIPVNKDVYKDTLFMTENNELNNYLKLMENGVHRPYRKNYTRISDIISYYLQKAIQNQTPVKEVINSMQQAINSDQTVLK
- a CDS encoding NAD(+)/NADH kinase produces the protein MQFGVYANIEKPGLKETFDVLLPWIKKNRIVLSIPNALKDILGEQEEIIVFDSLENLVQKSDLLLSMGGDGTMLSAANHVGRSGTPIMGINLGGLGFLTQASLDNMIEKLNSIVSGNYTLEKRMLLEAKITIDDNESSFFAFNDIVFNRAGSPRMMRMEVYVDGSYFNTYVSDGLILSTPTGSTAYSLSAWGPIVLPSLESIILNPICPHAVTVRPTIIPPESVIEITIGRDEYEPFLSIDGQRNVKITVDTKVKVQKADYYISLVSFKESNFFTTLREKLQWGQLPRK
- a CDS encoding 1-deoxy-D-xylulose-5-phosphate synthase, whose protein sequence is MGKSDKSLLSNIKFPSDLKKFTVKELEQLAEELREFIIKSVSETGGHLAPSLGVVELTLALHRVFNTPKDKIVWDVGHQAYVHKIITGRKDKFNTLRQYGGISGFPKITESEYDTFGVGHSSTSISAALGMAAARDLQGEDFKIAAIIGDGAMTSGIAFEGLNNAGGMKKDIIVILNDNKMSISRNVGALSDYFTKVITNPLYNRIKEDVWNLTGKIPRGSKFVRESVQRLQDGIKTMITPGSLFERFGFRYFGPVDGHDLARLIKVLKEIKKLHGPILLHVQTIKGKGYKFAEQDATKFHGLGSFNPQTGISKKKKNITYTEVFGRTLTELAAKNSKIVGITAAMADGTGMIHMKNRFPDRFFDVGIAEQHAVTFASAMALNGLKPVVAIYSTFLQRAYDQVIHDAALQSSPVVFALDRGGLVGEDGPTHHGSFDLSYLRLIPNMVIMSPKDENELRHMLYTAVNYDKGPVAMRYPRGEGEGVAIDEPFKLIPVGKAEVLKKGKDLAIISIGNMVYLCMHIAELLKKEGVDAAVVNARFVKPLDRETIVQIISESPAVITVEDNTIVGGLGSAVSEFVAEEKINVKLGRFGIPDQFVTQGSVKSLMQEIRLDMEGLISGIISFISS
- the xseB gene encoding exodeoxyribonuclease VII small subunit, translating into MKKQDNLTFEEAFARLESIVDVLDSGETSLEKSLELFEEGMNLTKFCTERLNNAEVKIQKLIKENDAFRVEDFE
- the xseA gene encoding exodeoxyribonuclease VII large subunit, translating into MEFFREDHTGYDVTVISVSELTGNIRVLLEESFPGVWVEGEISNFKLHSSGHTYFSLKDADSSIACVLWKGRRTNLLFQMRDGLHVKIFGRLTVYEKYGKYQLDVFQVIPVGEGGLQQAFFELKQKLFEEGLFDESVKKELPPFPKTVGIVTSPTGAAVHDIITVISRRFPCVKIILRPVRVQGVGSAEEIAQAIDELNEFGNIDVIIAGRGGGSLEDLWAFNEEVVARAVYRSQVPVVSSVGHEVDFTICDFAADVRAPTPSAAAEMVVPDRKELLLRIFADGDAISNIVSHNIEDNKNRISYIASGFAFRNIENRFRQSAQYIDLLRDKLTSSCLRSLEKHRTAAAGLEMNLAALNPDAVLQRGYSITTLLKSSKVVTSADQIKAGDKIKTRFYRGSSVSTVDFSVIEEKNNEKTG